Part of the Lujinxingia vulgaris genome is shown below.
TCCTGGGCCTGGACGTCGCCGGCTGCATCGCCCTGGAGAACGGCCTCTTCGCCTTCGCCCTGATGATGATGGCCACCTCCCTCGACGCTCGCCTCTGGCCGGCCAGCATTGCCTTTCTGGTCGGCGCCATCGGCGGCGGCCTGCTCCCCCACTGGATGCTCGAGTTCGACGGCGCCAGCAACGCCGCCGCCCTCTGGATCATTGCCTGGGTCTGGCGTGTCCCCCGCGAGCGCGTCCTGCCCGGCCAGCGCGGCGAATCCTAAGAAAAATCCCATCTTAAAGTCCCTCCACAATACGCTCGCTCTCTTCCCAGAGCCGCCGCGCAAGCTCCATATCTCGCCCGTAGCGGCTGCTCTTCGCCTCGTTGCAGTCCGCAAAATACGCCCCCGACGCATCCACCTGGGGATGCACCGCCACGTAGCACTGCGTCGCCGCCCCCTGCTCCACATTCTTGAGCGTCAGCGACTCAAACATTCCGAACAAGGACGTCAAAATCGGGTTCATATGCCGCGTCAGGTTGGTCTTAATCACCCCGGGATGCACCGAATACGCCTGGCGCTCGCTTCCCTCAAACTGCCTGGCGAGCTCCCGCGCAAAGAGCAGATTCGCCAGCTTCGACTGCCCGTAAAAACGCCACGCGTCATAGCCCTTGCGACCATCGAGGTTATCAAAAGCAATACCCCCTTTCGGCGTATGCTGATGCCCGGCGCTGCTCAACGCCACGACCCGCGCATCCTCACTCAGCATCTCGCGCAGCCCCTGCGTTAAGATGAAATGCCCGATGTGGTTTGTGAGAAACTGAAGCTCATAGCCGTGATGCACCTGCAGCTCCGGCAACGCCATAATCCCCGCGTTGAGCATCAACACATCGATCGTCCGACTCGCCGCTTTGACCGCCTCCACACTCGCCCGCACCGACTCCGGCTCCGAGAGCTCGCAGGCCACCACCGTGGTCTGCGCACTCACCCCCAGCTCATCAGCCGTGGCCTGCGCCTTCTCCTCGGTGCGCGCCGCCGCGATGATATGCGCCCCCCTGGCCGCCAGCACCCGAAACGACTCTTTGCCAATCCCGGAGTTGCACCCGGTGATCAGAATCGTCTTCCCACTCAGGTCCAGCCCCTCGGTCACGTCTTCTGCCGTCGACCCGTACCCGAACCCGCTCGGCCCACTCCCCTTAAACGCGCTCAACAATGACATCGCCTCTCCCTTGCCTCAGACCTGGACATTTCCCGGCGACCCATGCGCCGGCCCCTCTCTCACTTAGGCACACATATCCATA
Proteins encoded:
- a CDS encoding SDR family oxidoreductase, which codes for MSLLSAFKGSGPSGFGYGSTAEDVTEGLDLSGKTILITGCNSGIGKESFRVLAARGAHIIAAARTEEKAQATADELGVSAQTTVVACELSEPESVRASVEAVKAASRTIDVLMLNAGIMALPELQVHHGYELQFLTNHIGHFILTQGLREMLSEDARVVALSSAGHQHTPKGGIAFDNLDGRKGYDAWRFYGQSKLANLLFARELARQFEGSERQAYSVHPGVIKTNLTRHMNPILTSLFGMFESLTLKNVEQGAATQCYVAVHPQVDASGAYFADCNEAKSSRYGRDMELARRLWEESERIVEGL